From a region of the Pectobacterium aquaticum genome:
- a CDS encoding toprim domain-containing protein, whose product MSKQKAIWLVEGIFDALSLMQNGIAAVSIMSCNNYPEQALAQLAKSLGERPRPVLVWALDNDPAGKKYTIRHARRSQEAGWTVNAACVPVGRQKRDWNDLHIQGKLTPRDLKEYRYQGDLLLADNAADKALRIAEHTERREFHFEFDSRLYWFKLDLDRHMKLLVSQERGKVP is encoded by the coding sequence TTGAGTAAGCAGAAAGCGATCTGGCTGGTTGAGGGGATTTTTGATGCATTAAGTTTGATGCAAAACGGGATCGCGGCGGTGTCTATCATGTCGTGCAACAACTATCCAGAACAGGCGTTGGCGCAACTGGCGAAAAGTCTGGGAGAACGCCCCAGGCCGGTGCTGGTGTGGGCGCTGGACAACGATCCGGCAGGGAAAAAATACACCATCCGTCACGCCCGCCGGAGCCAGGAGGCAGGCTGGACGGTCAATGCGGCCTGCGTGCCTGTGGGCAGACAAAAACGCGACTGGAACGATCTGCACATTCAGGGAAAGCTGACTCCACGCGATCTAAAGGAATATCGCTATCAGGGGGATTTGTTGCTGGCCGACAACGCCGCAGATAAGGCGTTACGGATCGCTGAGCATACCGAACGGCGGGAGTTTCATTTTGAATTTGATTCGCGTCTGTATTGGTTCAAGCTCGATCTCGACAGGCACATGAAATTGTTGGTGAGCCAGGAACGGGGAAAAGTACCTTGA
- a CDS encoding helix-turn-helix domain-containing protein, whose protein sequence is MSNIQYITDERGQKISAVIPIALFEKLIHNSELDELYQLVQNDTGASDDVQYPNEVINILTAKNCTMQAAWRIYRGMTQKQVAEKLGIKQSTVSEFEKSERPRKENIERLAELYHCKPEQLILE, encoded by the coding sequence ATGTCCAACATTCAATACATCACTGACGAGCGCGGACAAAAGATTTCCGCCGTTATTCCAATAGCACTGTTTGAAAAACTGATTCATAACAGTGAACTCGATGAACTGTATCAACTGGTACAAAACGATACTGGCGCCAGCGATGATGTGCAGTACCCTAATGAAGTGATCAATATCCTGACCGCCAAAAATTGCACCATGCAAGCCGCCTGGAGGATCTACCGTGGGATGACACAAAAACAGGTCGCGGAAAAGTTAGGCATAAAGCAATCTACTGTGTCCGAATTTGAGAAATCAGAACGGCCACGTAAAGAGAACATTGAGCGGCTGGCTGAGCTATATCACTGCAAACCTGAGCAATTGATTCTGGAATAA
- a CDS encoding type II toxin-antitoxin system RelE family toxin: MAHIVWMGKAVKDLRKLPANDQKAIQANVNSLEEYPVTKSKPLDITKLTDRGSQYRLRVGNYRVLFEIQKGEPVIIEIQRVLRRTSTTY; encoded by the coding sequence ATGGCCCACATAGTCTGGATGGGTAAGGCGGTTAAAGACCTCCGCAAACTCCCAGCCAACGATCAGAAAGCAATTCAGGCGAATGTGAATTCACTGGAGGAGTACCCCGTAACAAAGAGTAAACCGCTCGATATTACCAAGCTGACAGATCGCGGTAGCCAGTATCGCTTAAGGGTAGGAAATTATCGTGTGCTGTTTGAGATACAAAAGGGGGAGCCAGTCATCATTGAGATTCAGCGTGTGTTGCGCCGCACCAGTACCACGTACTAA
- a CDS encoding IS1 family transposase (programmed frameshift) yields MATVTVHCPRCHSDEIYRHGRSTSQHERFRCRSCKRVFQLTYTYEARKPRVKEQIVDMAHNGSGVRDTARTLKIGTNTVIRGFKKLSPQRITSSPVAHADVALICELDEQWAFVGSKAVQHWLWYAYDTKTGGVLAYTCGPRTGETCRELLAPLTPFSIGMITSDGWGSYAREVPKEKHLTGKIFTQRIERNNLTLRTRIKRLARKTICFSRSIEVHEKVIGSFIERYMFY; encoded by the exons GTGGCTACCGTTACCGTCCATTGTCCCCGATGCCATTCAGATGAAATTTATCGCCATGGTCGTAGTACTTCACAACACGAGCGCTTTCGGTGTCGGTCATGTAAACGTGTTTTCCAGTTGACCTACACCTATGAAGCGCGGAAGCCGAGAGTCAAAGAACAAATCGTTGATATGGCGCATAACGGTTCCGGTGTGCGCGATACCGCCAGAACGCTGAAGATAGGCACCAACACCGTCATACGTG GCTTTAAAAAACTCTCTCCCCAGCGCATAACTTCTTCTCCGGTCGCTCACGCCGACGTAGCCCTTATCTGTGAACTTGATGAGCAGTGGGCCTTTGTTGGCAGCAAAGCCGTACAACACTGGCTCTGGTATGCTTACGACACCAAAACCGGCGGTGTACTGGCCTACACCTGCGGTCCACGCACCGGTGAGACATGTCGGGAGTTGCTGGCCCCTTTGACGCCGTTCAGCATTGGCATGATAACCAGCGACGGCTGGGGCAGCTATGCCAGAGAAGTGCCGAAGGAGAAGCACCTGACAGGTAAAATTTTTACACAGCGCATTGAGCGTAACAATCTGACGCTCCGTACCCGCATCAAGCGTCTGGCACGCAAAACGATTTGCTTCTCACGCTCAATTGAGGTTCACGAGAAAGTCATCGGTTCCTTCATCGAAAGATACATGTTCTACTAA
- a CDS encoding OmpA/MotB family protein produces MKDKPNEWVSISDLMSGVMAVVMLLLVMSVLQKTWSDIKHKQEMEQGTNAQRAKVGEMLGSIKASLNGTANEGLVALDVNSQKITLRDGVFNRGSACIAPQANQAFATIETQVVQFLNEFTTGQVFIEGYTDNLPVTRPVTNFESFCTVYDDNFTLSAARAREARKFIVGDLAPAIARRVIVAGYGDSQPIPGVPPEDARQRRIEVRFVLPEKS; encoded by the coding sequence ATGAAAGACAAACCCAATGAGTGGGTCTCTATCTCGGATTTGATGTCAGGAGTGATGGCAGTAGTGATGTTGCTGCTGGTGATGTCGGTACTACAGAAAACCTGGTCAGATATCAAACATAAGCAAGAGATGGAACAAGGAACCAATGCACAACGCGCTAAAGTCGGCGAGATGCTGGGCAGTATCAAAGCGTCACTTAATGGTACTGCAAACGAAGGGCTGGTAGCACTGGATGTGAACTCACAAAAAATCACCTTGCGTGACGGTGTATTCAATCGAGGGAGTGCGTGTATCGCGCCACAGGCCAATCAAGCTTTTGCCACGATTGAGACACAGGTGGTGCAGTTTCTCAACGAGTTCACCACCGGACAGGTGTTTATTGAAGGGTATACCGATAACTTGCCGGTAACACGTCCGGTGACGAACTTTGAGAGCTTTTGCACGGTGTATGACGACAACTTCACGCTATCGGCGGCTCGTGCGAGGGAAGCACGTAAGTTTATCGTGGGCGATCTTGCCCCAGCCATTGCGCGTCGGGTAATTGTCGCTGGATACGGCGATTCTCAGCCGATCCCTGGTGTTCCACCCGAAGATGCGCGCCAACGTCGTATTGAGGTGCGTTTCGTCCTACCGGAAAAATCGTAA
- a CDS encoding ATP-binding protein translates to MTTQNNAPAPLRPPLSSLERGESNKEGSGIGLIQNPRFTLDKDVILSHSTRTALDECLARLRFHQTIYQQWNFSCVDPMGRTAILNFYGPPGTGKTLCAEALAGQLRMPFIALGIAELESKFMGETAKNIQAAFATAKETGALLFFDEADTLLGKRLSSVTQGVDNEVNAMRSTLLIELERFEGIVIFATNFARNYDEAFRSRIGYHVEFTLPDLAARQQLWNKFLVAEIPLSQARETLLEAVSDLSEGLAGREIRTCMRLALPKVLLEAEQEEITPQLGISHLRSAIEQVFASHQAIATHSGRTASEVSTAKKLLGIQ, encoded by the coding sequence ATGACGACACAAAACAACGCCCCCGCGCCACTCAGGCCACCATTATCTTCACTTGAACGAGGGGAAAGTAATAAAGAAGGCTCAGGGATTGGGTTAATACAAAATCCGCGATTTACCCTCGATAAAGACGTTATTTTATCGCACTCCACACGCACTGCATTGGATGAATGTCTGGCTCGACTCCGCTTTCATCAAACTATCTACCAACAGTGGAATTTTTCCTGTGTCGATCCGATGGGAAGAACTGCCATTCTTAATTTTTATGGTCCGCCTGGAACGGGAAAAACCCTGTGTGCTGAAGCGCTGGCAGGGCAACTTCGCATGCCTTTCATTGCGCTCGGCATTGCTGAGCTGGAAAGTAAATTTATGGGGGAGACTGCCAAGAATATTCAGGCTGCGTTTGCCACGGCAAAGGAAACTGGCGCGTTACTCTTTTTTGATGAGGCCGACACGTTACTCGGTAAACGACTCTCTTCTGTCACACAAGGTGTCGACAATGAGGTGAATGCAATGCGTTCGACCTTACTGATTGAGTTGGAGCGTTTTGAAGGGATTGTCATTTTTGCCACTAACTTTGCCCGAAATTATGATGAAGCCTTTCGTAGCCGCATTGGTTACCACGTTGAGTTTACCTTGCCTGATCTTGCTGCGCGTCAGCAGCTATGGAACAAATTTTTGGTTGCGGAGATTCCGTTATCTCAGGCGAGAGAAACGCTATTAGAGGCTGTCAGCGATCTTTCCGAAGGGCTTGCCGGTCGTGAAATTCGTACGTGTATGCGTCTTGCACTGCCTAAAGTGTTGCTGGAGGCCGAACAGGAAGAGATAACGCCACAACTTGGTATCAGTCACTTACGCAGTGCCATCGAACAAGTTTTTGCTTCTCATCAAGCGATTGCCACGCATTCAGGGCGTACAGCGAGTGAAGTCAGCACGGCAAAAAAATTATTAGGTATTCAATAA
- a CDS encoding DUF726 domain-containing protein yields the protein MARSEIFFDFCNTSRGDILNIYIHGYSAVTSDAEEKELKKKVPLRASNTTNVFMFWPAGNAKDIDYKKLAGYAMLNIAGVVGATTSLTWDAINSYLDTEKSIPKHADEFLSKLNEFINKEKTTYKELNFYGHSLGARMIIETFLKLPNKFKSLNVNNVVFMGGARPLETEECKVILNTISGSIFNIHSDGDRILQFIKPDLEKCIGRYPIKAPNDSIERVKNHAFHWLGHMDYWDNLHGIINYLNLDHASTHSLIPLGTNGSQVVNPFAVQDVGLYLPLCHATEQEKKVLAGILCQRKSAAIQKYETNPVSLTHELQLMGGDSVANKARGHGVCYREILDDAAEKLGIPQHENLGFISLEKAIYAKVVSLIREKLETTSEKEKIDYLKILAKTGEIPQGALHYSALSLSALLSIGSLIAGRIAAGSIPVVGQLVGAVSLLGSGVKYFSGPAFSVTIPSIMVIHQIRKRVSQEIGEGFLFNDELRKR from the coding sequence ATGGCTAGGAGTGAGATTTTTTTTGATTTTTGTAATACCTCTCGTGGGGACATTCTAAACATTTATATTCACGGGTATTCTGCTGTTACCAGCGATGCTGAAGAAAAAGAACTGAAGAAAAAAGTTCCTCTTCGTGCTAGTAATACCACAAATGTCTTTATGTTTTGGCCAGCAGGAAATGCCAAGGATATTGATTATAAAAAATTGGCTGGTTACGCCATGCTAAATATTGCAGGAGTAGTAGGGGCAACAACCAGTCTCACGTGGGATGCTATAAATAGCTATCTAGATACAGAGAAAAGTATACCTAAACATGCAGATGAGTTTCTTTCAAAACTCAATGAATTTATAAACAAAGAAAAAACAACCTATAAAGAATTGAATTTTTATGGGCACTCGCTAGGTGCCAGAATGATCATTGAAACATTTCTTAAGCTCCCCAATAAGTTTAAATCCCTCAATGTAAATAATGTTGTCTTTATGGGGGGGGCGCGTCCGCTTGAGACGGAAGAGTGTAAGGTAATATTGAATACTATATCCGGCTCTATTTTTAATATCCACTCTGACGGAGATAGGATATTACAGTTTATCAAACCTGACCTGGAAAAATGTATTGGTCGCTACCCTATTAAAGCACCAAACGATAGCATTGAGAGAGTAAAAAACCATGCCTTTCACTGGCTTGGTCACATGGACTATTGGGATAACTTGCATGGCATTATCAATTACCTGAATTTGGATCATGCGAGTACGCACAGTCTCATTCCTTTGGGCACAAATGGAAGCCAAGTTGTGAACCCTTTTGCTGTACAGGATGTTGGATTGTACTTACCTCTGTGTCACGCGACTGAGCAGGAAAAGAAAGTTCTCGCTGGTATATTGTGCCAGAGAAAAAGTGCAGCAATACAGAAATATGAAACCAACCCTGTTTCGCTAACTCACGAACTCCAACTGATGGGGGGAGATTCAGTTGCTAACAAAGCCAGGGGACATGGCGTTTGCTATCGAGAAATACTGGATGATGCTGCCGAAAAGTTGGGCATTCCTCAACATGAGAACCTTGGGTTCATTTCCTTAGAAAAAGCCATCTATGCCAAAGTTGTATCTCTTATTCGGGAAAAACTTGAAACGACTTCTGAGAAAGAAAAAATAGATTACCTTAAGATTTTAGCTAAAACAGGAGAAATTCCCCAGGGTGCATTACATTATTCGGCTCTTTCGTTAAGTGCGCTATTGTCAATAGGCTCACTTATTGCGGGTCGCATCGCAGCTGGCTCTATTCCTGTTGTTGGGCAATTGGTGGGGGCGGTGTCTTTATTGGGCTCAGGCGTGAAATATTTTAGTGGCCCTGCATTTTCTGTAACCATTCCGTCAATCATGGTGATTCATCAAATTCGAAAAAGAGTTTCACAAGAAATTGGTGAAGGCTTTCTGTTCAATGATGAATTGAGAAAGCGATAA
- a CDS encoding ISAs1 family transposase, translated as MTIFNYINEIPDPRCETNKKHELMDVIFLTFTAVLSGASGWKAIQQFGECQLPWLRQHSPFANGIPKRHCIANIIKALDSQSLMSALLSWINERRSSNGRKQIAIDGKTLRGTGNGFLAQALHVVSAYDIGNGIALYQQSTESKGKEGPVARQLIECLSLENATVTLDALHCQVETLRLICQRKGEFIVGIKGNQKKLYEFVKQRFSSCYADEGLATHTENNQAHGRTEYRQVMQIDADFPEELKQRWPTIRTLIEVVSERGERGKVVHRESRWYVSSLGVDARVASQMIREHWCIENQLHWVLDVVFREDEMNLKDAEGAAHMALFNRVALSVLKQHEGKKDSIAGKRQCAGWSGDFRSEVIFG; from the coding sequence ATGACTATCTTTAATTATATCAATGAAATACCCGACCCACGCTGCGAAACGAATAAAAAGCATGAATTGATGGACGTCATTTTCCTCACCTTTACCGCTGTGCTAAGCGGTGCATCGGGATGGAAAGCCATACAGCAATTCGGTGAGTGCCAACTCCCGTGGCTGAGACAGCATTCTCCTTTTGCTAATGGCATTCCAAAACGTCACTGTATCGCCAATATTATCAAGGCATTAGATAGCCAGTCCCTGATGTCGGCACTGTTAAGCTGGATTAATGAACGTCGCAGCAGTAATGGCAGAAAACAGATAGCGATTGACGGTAAAACGCTTCGCGGAACGGGCAACGGCTTTTTAGCGCAAGCTCTGCATGTCGTCAGCGCTTATGACATTGGCAATGGTATTGCGTTGTATCAACAATCTACTGAAAGCAAAGGTAAAGAAGGACCGGTGGCCCGTCAGCTTATTGAATGTCTGTCGCTGGAAAATGCGACCGTCACGCTGGATGCGCTTCATTGTCAGGTGGAGACATTGCGGCTTATCTGTCAGCGTAAAGGCGAGTTTATTGTCGGCATTAAAGGGAACCAAAAAAAGCTGTATGAATTTGTTAAACAGCGTTTTTCTTCATGTTATGCCGATGAAGGACTGGCGACGCATACGGAAAATAATCAAGCTCATGGGCGGACGGAATATCGTCAGGTGATGCAGATAGATGCGGACTTTCCTGAGGAGTTAAAACAACGCTGGCCGACAATTCGTACGTTAATAGAAGTGGTGAGTGAGCGTGGTGAACGGGGAAAGGTGGTACACAGAGAGTCGCGTTGGTATGTCAGTTCATTGGGGGTAGACGCACGGGTAGCGTCACAAATGATACGCGAGCATTGGTGCATAGAAAATCAACTGCATTGGGTATTGGATGTGGTTTTCAGAGAAGATGAGATGAACCTGAAAGACGCGGAAGGGGCAGCGCATATGGCGCTGTTCAATCGAGTGGCGTTGAGTGTCCTGAAACAGCATGAAGGAAAAAAAGATAGCATAGCGGGCAAACGACAATGTGCCGGATGGTCAGGAGATTTTCGTAGCGAGGTTATCTTTGGTTAA
- a CDS encoding phage integrase — translation MSIKKQTDGKWLLDFYPEGKPKGKPSKRIRKTFSTKGEALAYQKHVIENLHNKPWLDGKEDRRTLRQLVYMWFDEHGITLDDGEKRKSSMEYACECMGEPTAHEFDTTMFSLFRKKRLSGEFSRTSRIAQVTPRTVNLELTYFRAVFNELKRLGHWKHENPLETMRPFKTEESEMSFLTKEQIDLLLKECQNSRSECLYDVVRVCLATGARWSESESLRRAHVTPYRITFMNTKGNRNRTVPISQALYESLPQTNGALFTPCYSAFRKAMQRTGIELPDGQLSHVLRHTFASHFMMNGGNILVLQRILGHTDIKMTMRYAHFAPDHLEEAIKLNPLEN, via the coding sequence ATGAGTATAAAGAAACAAACCGATGGAAAATGGCTTCTCGATTTCTATCCAGAAGGTAAACCAAAGGGCAAGCCCAGCAAAAGAATTCGTAAGACGTTCTCCACAAAAGGTGAAGCCCTGGCGTATCAAAAACACGTTATTGAAAACCTACATAACAAGCCGTGGTTAGACGGAAAAGAAGACCGACGCACGCTGCGACAGCTGGTCTATATGTGGTTTGATGAACACGGAATCACGTTGGATGACGGGGAAAAGCGCAAGAGTTCGATGGAATACGCTTGCGAGTGCATGGGGGAACCAACCGCGCACGAATTCGATACCACAATGTTTTCTCTGTTTAGAAAGAAGCGCCTATCGGGGGAATTTTCCCGCACATCACGTATTGCACAGGTAACCCCGCGCACTGTTAATCTTGAACTGACCTACTTCCGTGCTGTATTTAATGAGTTAAAACGGCTGGGACATTGGAAGCATGAGAACCCGTTAGAAACCATGCGACCATTCAAGACAGAAGAAAGCGAAATGTCATTTCTGACAAAAGAACAGATAGATCTTCTTTTGAAAGAATGCCAGAACAGCCGCTCAGAATGTTTATATGACGTGGTGCGCGTTTGCCTAGCCACTGGTGCACGATGGAGTGAATCAGAATCCCTGCGGCGAGCGCACGTCACGCCGTATCGGATTACCTTCATGAACACAAAAGGAAACCGCAACAGAACCGTGCCCATTAGCCAGGCACTTTATGAGTCACTGCCACAGACAAACGGTGCGCTATTTACTCCTTGTTATTCAGCATTCCGTAAGGCGATGCAGAGAACGGGAATAGAATTACCAGACGGCCAACTTTCCCACGTTCTACGCCATACCTTTGCAAGCCACTTTATGATGAACGGCGGCAACATTTTGGTACTACAACGGATACTCGGCCATACCGATATAAAAATGACGATGCGTTATGCGCATTTTGCCCCCGATCACCTGGAAGAAGCTATCAAGCTCAACCCGCTAGAGAACTAA
- a CDS encoding phage repressor protein CI: MSKFPFEQIEHSNDVLDRVVEAYGFTSKLQLADHFDMASSSLSARFKRGVFPADMVVRCVAETGASLEWLSTGHGKKFDDEALDILKFPHKKLIDGQLYDSGYVMFDKVMFLPGVPLPENPICVIDEKMQYIIDQTFADVYDGQWLVEIEDKISIRTLTRIPVRKVRVSGVGMAFDCSIDDIKIIGRVKTEIGMF, from the coding sequence ATGAGTAAATTTCCATTCGAGCAAATAGAACACAGTAATGATGTGCTTGATCGCGTAGTTGAAGCGTATGGATTCACATCAAAACTACAACTTGCAGACCATTTTGATATGGCATCAAGCAGCCTTTCTGCAAGGTTCAAACGGGGCGTTTTTCCCGCTGACATGGTGGTTAGGTGTGTAGCTGAAACAGGTGCATCTTTAGAATGGCTCTCTACTGGTCATGGCAAAAAATTTGACGATGAGGCGCTTGATATACTCAAGTTTCCCCACAAGAAACTAATCGACGGACAGCTTTACGATTCTGGCTATGTGATGTTTGATAAAGTGATGTTTCTTCCTGGTGTTCCGCTGCCGGAAAATCCTATTTGCGTAATTGACGAAAAGATGCAGTACATCATCGATCAAACGTTTGCCGATGTTTATGACGGTCAATGGCTTGTTGAGATTGAAGACAAAATCAGTATCAGAACGCTGACACGTATCCCTGTGCGTAAGGTTCGCGTTAGCGGTGTAGGTATGGCGTTTGATTGCAGCATTGATGATATAAAAATCATTGGAAGGGTAAAAACTGAAATAGGGATGTTTTAA
- a CDS encoding regulator, which yields MRPNITITIPIPYMPLDEYCRLTGTPIGTARDMIRDGRLPIRGKADKPRAKVEINMAALTVQALSECRISLNANPS from the coding sequence ATGCGCCCTAACATTACAATCACCATCCCCATTCCTTACATGCCGTTAGATGAGTACTGCCGCCTTACTGGCACACCAATTGGCACTGCCCGCGACATGATTCGTGATGGCCGTTTGCCTATCCGTGGCAAGGCCGACAAACCCCGCGCTAAAGTTGAAATCAACATGGCCGCGCTAACCGTTCAAGCATTAAGCGAATGTCGTATTTCGCTTAATGCGAATCCATCCTAA
- a CDS encoding phage regulatory CII family protein, which yields MFDYQIAKHPHFDAACRAFALAHNLEAVAAAIGVRSQVLRNKLNPEQPHRLTCCELLAITDHTEDATLLDGLLAQINCLPSVPRNEAKSHNVTMFALSATADVGAIAGEAVSSAPMSQARKNAILNRANSAIRNLSLIVLSVESRFQSTPMMAAAVDVLNSAMPVFA from the coding sequence ATGTTTGATTATCAGATCGCTAAACACCCGCACTTTGATGCCGCTTGCCGAGCGTTCGCGCTGGCGCACAACCTTGAAGCCGTCGCCGCCGCGATTGGCGTCCGTTCACAGGTATTGCGTAACAAGCTGAACCCCGAACAGCCGCACCGCTTAACGTGCTGTGAACTGTTGGCTATTACCGATCACACGGAAGACGCCACGTTACTGGATGGCCTGCTGGCGCAAATCAACTGCTTGCCGTCTGTGCCACGCAATGAGGCAAAGTCACACAATGTGACGATGTTTGCATTGAGCGCCACGGCTGACGTGGGCGCGATCGCTGGGGAAGCGGTATCAAGTGCTCCAATGTCTCAGGCGCGTAAAAACGCCATTCTCAATCGGGCAAACAGCGCAATCCGTAATCTGTCGCTGATTGTGCTTTCTGTCGAATCCCGATTCCAATCAACGCCGATGATGGCCGCAGCCGTAGACGTGCTGAATTCGGCTATGCCGGTATTCGCGTAA
- a CDS encoding phage filamentation protein Fil family protein translates to MISVARLLTNQSPSPQLANGKGWLELPNGQRVQPTPKQAYFASWSKKPYVPATPRRSLWRRLIGARG, encoded by the coding sequence ATGATTTCTGTCGCTCGTTTACTTACCAACCAGTCGCCTTCACCACAACTGGCGAACGGTAAAGGCTGGCTGGAACTGCCAAACGGCCAGCGCGTACAACCGACACCGAAGCAAGCCTACTTTGCATCGTGGAGCAAAAAACCGTATGTACCTGCAACGCCGCGCCGCTCGTTGTGGCGTCGCTTGATCGGGGCTAGGGGGTAA
- a CDS encoding DUF2732 family protein codes for MRNIETRRTTSTVADNGALLELMRNARLDEKKDQHFSFALRLSALTVHFQQKEYSAPEIIELLRKEAERFEHSAQEIIA; via the coding sequence ATGAGAAATATCGAAACACGCCGTACCACAAGCACGGTCGCCGACAATGGCGCACTGTTGGAGTTGATGAGAAACGCACGGCTGGACGAAAAGAAAGACCAGCATTTCTCGTTTGCTCTGCGTCTTTCTGCGCTGACTGTCCACTTTCAGCAAAAAGAGTATTCCGCGCCTGAGATTATCGAGCTGCTGCGCAAAGAGGCAGAGCGATTCGAGCACTCAGCACAGGAGATCATTGCATGA
- a CDS encoding 3'-5' exonuclease: protein MNHVMIDIETIGANPKAPICSIGAVFFNPKTGELGEQFYCRVDFENDMLNGAVPDGGAIKWWLRQSSEARAELISDDATPIWDALSAFSDWLTDNAESLKTLKVWANSPSFDCTILKTAFERTDIDVPWNYWNERDVRTMKEVGFAIMDMERFLRLGTAKIIGFKHNALDDAISQVALVSAVMSRLVQNNGGEL from the coding sequence ATGAACCACGTCATGATTGATATCGAAACGATAGGGGCGAACCCTAAAGCGCCAATTTGTTCGATTGGTGCAGTGTTCTTTAACCCTAAAACGGGTGAGCTGGGTGAGCAGTTCTATTGTCGCGTCGATTTTGAAAACGACATGCTGAACGGCGCGGTGCCGGACGGCGGCGCTATCAAATGGTGGTTGCGTCAGTCCTCAGAGGCTCGCGCTGAATTAATTAGTGATGATGCAACCCCAATTTGGGACGCACTCAGCGCATTTAGCGACTGGCTGACTGATAACGCTGAAAGCCTAAAAACGTTAAAGGTATGGGCGAATAGCCCGTCGTTTGATTGCACGATCCTGAAAACAGCGTTTGAGCGAACGGATATTGATGTTCCGTGGAATTACTGGAATGAGCGTGACGTCAGGACGATGAAAGAAGTCGGGTTCGCCATTATGGATATGGAGCGCTTTCTTAGACTCGGTACGGCAAAAATCATCGGTTTTAAGCATAACGCGCTGGATGATGCGATCAGCCAAGTCGCGTTGGTTTCTGCGGTTATGTCTCGGTTGGTTCAGAATAACGGCGGTGAATTATGA
- a CDS encoding Dam family site-specific DNA-(adenine-N6)-methyltransferase: MIRPFIKWAGGKTRALPDLLPLLPKGDVLIEPFVGGASVFLNTEYRHYVLADINPDLINLYRVAVANTDLLISDAKVLFQYGNNKTEYYVRRRSFNYQCRDGGVPNLPAAALFLYLNRHGYNGMCRYNRDGGFNVPFGQYRAPYFPEQEIRLFAEKARDTKAIFRVAPFSETITRHARPSAVIYCDPPYLPASDTANFTQYHTAAFSIDHHITLAAALADANRIHGAQCVISNSDTPATREIYQGFKFHEIAVQRSISANAITRGAAKEVIGVLTANCQESLPLLNGSTLRGLNTGFSGELRGMGL; this comes from the coding sequence ATGATCCGCCCGTTCATCAAATGGGCGGGGGGTAAAACCCGCGCCCTGCCTGATTTGCTGCCGCTCCTGCCCAAAGGTGATGTTCTTATAGAGCCGTTCGTCGGTGGTGCGTCGGTGTTCCTGAATACTGAATATCGCCATTATGTACTTGCTGATATCAATCCAGACCTGATTAATCTGTATCGCGTTGCGGTTGCTAACACTGATTTGTTAATTTCAGACGCAAAAGTGTTATTCCAGTACGGCAACAATAAAACTGAATACTACGTGCGCCGCCGCAGCTTTAACTATCAGTGCCGTGACGGAGGCGTGCCAAACTTGCCAGCGGCTGCATTATTTTTGTATCTAAACCGACACGGTTATAACGGGATGTGCCGCTATAACCGTGATGGCGGTTTCAATGTTCCATTTGGTCAGTATCGTGCCCCGTATTTTCCAGAGCAGGAAATAAGGCTGTTTGCAGAAAAGGCGCGTGATACAAAGGCCATTTTCAGGGTTGCCCCGTTTAGCGAGACTATAACGAGGCATGCCCGCCCTAGTGCGGTTATCTACTGCGATCCGCCGTACCTGCCCGCTAGTGATACCGCTAATTTCACGCAGTATCACACAGCGGCATTCTCCATTGATCACCACATCACATTAGCTGCTGCGCTGGCTGATGCTAATCGCATACATGGTGCTCAGTGCGTGATTTCAAACAGCGATACCCCCGCCACGCGGGAGATTTATCAGGGGTTTAAATTCCATGAAATCGCTGTTCAGCGCTCTATCAGTGCTAACGCTATTACTCGCGGTGCCGCAAAGGAAGTGATCGGCGTGCTGACGGCCAATTGTCAGGAGTCATTGCCGCTGCTTAATGGTTCAACGCTGCGTGGCTTGAATACCGGCTTCAGCGGTGAGTTGCGGGGGATGGGGTTATGA